In one Gammaproteobacteria bacterium genomic region, the following are encoded:
- a CDS encoding c-type cytochrome yields the protein MKFTRVMLALLFILLSGCDSSPAPDSLKSNHEKPTTPEESDDTTDLSKVEATVAEPFHIGDIAAGRQVAKSSCALCHGMSGVEARSGAPFIAGMEQDYLIRSMIAYTNGARKHAEMERITQKVSPESLANVSAYYASLETLWTGAVADAESKSILSDKKALKVGSRIAKSCDGCHGEKGRSQKHVNTPSLAGMPLEYFEPALNSYFNGERDHELMAMFKSMLGGENEKIRAIAAHYAVQKPEKPPKPKKGNANRGKRLAERCAGCHGYDGNSLNPYMPSLAGSPAAYLVKATMDYRDGKRNEELMQEPVAKLSNQQIRDLSAYYALQTTESPLHKDIESDGAFHPLEDGKRMAASCNGCHGNKGNSQMKNIPSLTGFDVKYLARATKDYQIDVRHHKAMTNLVSGLSDVDIEKIAYFYARQEPERQNKPSVEGDISRGEELASACTVCHGDKGISGDPANVPGLAGQDSFYLVSATLAYSNGKRSHESMETVAQGLTTQQLNDIALYFEAQQAAKPTTYPLYDPARLVEERCSFCHGERGYSTQPGVPRLAGQLEPYIVLAMQEYQQGLRKDPKMTAMSDVLSLIEIKAIAAYYAKQ from the coding sequence ATGAAATTCACACGCGTCATGCTGGCACTGCTATTCATATTGCTTAGCGGTTGCGATTCGTCCCCGGCTCCAGACTCGCTGAAAAGTAATCACGAAAAACCAACCACCCCGGAAGAGAGTGACGACACAACCGACCTTTCAAAGGTGGAAGCGACTGTAGCCGAGCCATTTCACATTGGAGACATCGCTGCGGGTCGCCAAGTCGCAAAATCCAGCTGTGCACTCTGCCACGGCATGAGCGGTGTTGAAGCACGTAGCGGTGCTCCCTTCATTGCCGGCATGGAGCAGGATTATCTGATTCGCTCAATGATTGCCTACACCAATGGCGCACGCAAACATGCTGAAATGGAGCGCATTACCCAAAAGGTTAGCCCCGAGAGTCTGGCCAATGTATCTGCTTACTACGCCAGCCTGGAGACCCTGTGGACGGGTGCGGTGGCGGATGCCGAGTCCAAATCAATACTGAGCGATAAAAAAGCACTTAAAGTTGGCTCGCGCATCGCTAAAAGCTGTGATGGCTGCCACGGGGAGAAGGGGCGTAGCCAAAAACATGTCAATACACCAAGCCTTGCGGGTATGCCGCTTGAGTATTTTGAACCGGCACTTAACAGCTACTTTAATGGCGAGCGTGACCACGAATTGATGGCTATGTTCAAAAGTATGCTGGGTGGGGAGAATGAAAAAATTCGCGCTATCGCCGCGCACTATGCGGTTCAAAAGCCGGAAAAACCACCCAAGCCTAAAAAAGGTAACGCCAACCGAGGCAAGCGCCTGGCGGAGCGTTGCGCCGGGTGCCACGGCTATGATGGCAACAGCCTCAACCCCTACATGCCTAGCCTGGCGGGTTCACCCGCTGCCTACCTGGTCAAAGCAACCATGGATTACCGTGATGGCAAACGCAACGAAGAGCTGATGCAAGAGCCCGTAGCCAAGCTGAGTAACCAACAGATTCGTGACCTTTCAGCCTATTACGCCTTGCAAACCACCGAGTCGCCACTACACAAAGATATCGAGTCAGACGGTGCTTTCCACCCGTTGGAAGATGGCAAACGCATGGCCGCCTCCTGTAACGGCTGCCATGGCAACAAGGGTAATAGCCAGATGAAAAACATCCCCAGCCTCACCGGGTTTGATGTCAAATATCTGGCCCGCGCCACCAAAGATTACCAAATTGATGTTCGTCACCATAAAGCGATGACTAACCTGGTCTCCGGGTTGAGTGATGTAGATATCGAAAAAATCGCCTATTTCTATGCCAGGCAGGAGCCGGAACGGCAAAATAAACCGAGTGTTGAAGGTGATATTAGCCGTGGTGAAGAGCTGGCATCCGCCTGTACCGTGTGCCACGGTGACAAGGGCATCAGTGGTGATCCTGCCAATGTACCCGGGCTGGCCGGGCAAGACTCATTTTATCTGGTCTCCGCCACACTCGCCTATAGCAACGGCAAACGCAGCCATGAGAGCATGGAAACGGTTGCTCAAGGCCTCACCACACAGCAGCTCAACGATATTGCGCTCTACTTTGAGGCCCAACAAGCGGCAAAACCGACCACCTACCCACTCTATGACCCTGCCAGACTGGTGGAAGAGCGCTGCAGCTTTTGTCACGGCGAACGTGGGTACAGTACACAACCCGGCGTGCCACGCCTGGCGGGGCAATTGGAACCTTATATTGTGTTAGCCATGCAAGAGTACCAACAAGGGCTGCGTAAAGACCCCAAAATGACCGCCATGTCAGATGTGCTCAGCCTCATCGAAATCAAAGCCATCGCCGCCTACTACGCCAAGCAATAA
- a CDS encoding DEAD/DEAH box helicase → MFAHFNFHRSLLRALNEMNIKDPTAVQVKAIPLALEQIDLQINAETGSGKTIAFLVPMLHTLLSKASPGGTRALVLLPTRELATQVHGVCAELAKFTRLKIDLISGGDDINAQLELLQHNPDVIIATPGRLLELLKKGAADFLDLEMLVLDEADRMLDLGMSDDVLTIAGQCNSERQTLLVSASSKGSISVIAQQIMNQPELISLNTVWDRHANILQQMILSDNAQHKQEQIYWLLRNEHYQKAIVFANSREKAEKIGSYLMHRGLRATVLHGSLEQNQRDRAMDLLHDGKINILVATDLAARGLDIEGVDLVVNSAMARRGDSYLHRIGRTGRAGNKGLAITLIDPTEWNLAASIERYLKQKLIRRIIEELPGHYRGPERVKASGKAYGVKNPDKKRLTAREKRRKNNKKIKRQRRQKADKG, encoded by the coding sequence TTGTTTGCACATTTCAATTTCCATCGCTCACTGTTACGCGCCCTTAACGAGATGAACATCAAGGATCCGACCGCTGTTCAGGTTAAAGCGATCCCACTGGCACTGGAACAGATTGACCTACAGATCAACGCCGAAACCGGCAGTGGTAAAACCATCGCCTTTTTGGTACCGATGCTACACACCCTGCTAAGCAAAGCCAGCCCAGGAGGCACCCGCGCCTTGGTGCTGCTGCCAACACGCGAGCTGGCCACCCAGGTTCATGGTGTTTGCGCTGAGCTGGCAAAATTCACCCGCCTGAAAATAGATTTAATCAGTGGTGGTGACGATATCAATGCACAGCTTGAACTACTGCAACATAATCCCGATGTCATCATCGCCACCCCGGGTCGACTACTGGAGCTACTGAAAAAAGGTGCCGCCGATTTTCTTGATCTTGAGATGCTGGTGCTCGACGAAGCAGACCGCATGTTGGATCTGGGGATGAGCGATGATGTTCTGACCATTGCCGGGCAGTGCAATAGTGAGCGCCAGACGCTGCTGGTCTCAGCCTCTAGCAAAGGCAGCATTAGCGTCATTGCTCAACAGATAATGAACCAACCTGAGCTGATCTCACTCAATACCGTATGGGATCGACACGCTAATATTCTGCAACAGATGATCCTGAGTGATAACGCACAACACAAGCAAGAGCAGATCTACTGGTTACTGCGTAACGAACACTATCAAAAAGCAATTGTATTTGCCAACAGCCGCGAAAAGGCAGAAAAAATTGGTAGCTACTTGATGCACAGAGGACTGCGTGCAACGGTTCTACACGGCAGTCTAGAGCAGAACCAGCGAGACCGGGCTATGGATCTGCTGCATGACGGTAAAATTAATATACTGGTTGCCACCGACCTCGCTGCACGAGGGCTGGACATCGAAGGCGTTGATTTGGTAGTGAACTCAGCAATGGCGCGCCGAGGTGACAGCTATCTACACCGCATCGGCCGCACCGGCCGCGCTGGTAACAAAGGCCTTGCGATTACATTGATAGATCCCACCGAGTGGAATCTTGCCGCTAGCATTGAGCGCTATCTAAAACAGAAACTGATACGACGCATCATCGAAGAGCTACCCGGCCACTACCGAGGACCCGAGCGAGTAAAAGCATCGGGCAAAGCCTACGGGGTTAAAAACCCAGACAAAAAGAGGCTAACGGCAAGAGAAAAACGCCGTAAAAACAACAAAAAAATCAAACGACAGCGTCGCCAGAAAGCAGACAAGGGGTAA
- a CDS encoding elongation factor-1 alpha, producing the protein MSWRFFVHFSHLPLVQKALYSGALCVLGLGYTFAMIYVFASHHGRDGEPMLTVDDIVIAYSGTKTGTVLESSLRGPMSNMLPADENIKISNWVRNGITEERYESEMKAIFDKRCITCHNKRNPHLPQLEDFEGIQNVAEEDHGADLYTLVRVSHIHLFGLTFIFFIIGSIFCHAYLKREWVKVSLITVPFIAIFLDISAWYITKIFEPFAWVVLISGAAMGICFAVMFFISMYQMWFYKLPSNAHQEEQGLVQQDEADPPASTS; encoded by the coding sequence TTAGGCCTTGGTTACACATTCGCAATGATCTACGTATTTGCCAGCCACCACGGTCGTGATGGTGAGCCAATGCTCACAGTTGATGATATTGTTATTGCCTACAGTGGCACCAAAACAGGTACCGTGCTGGAATCTTCACTTAGGGGTCCCATGTCTAACATGTTACCCGCCGATGAAAATATAAAAATCAGCAACTGGGTGCGTAACGGTATTACCGAGGAGCGTTATGAGAGTGAGATGAAAGCGATTTTTGATAAACGCTGCATCACCTGCCACAACAAACGTAACCCTCACCTCCCACAACTGGAAGATTTTGAGGGTATCCAGAATGTTGCCGAGGAGGATCATGGTGCTGACCTGTATACGCTGGTACGGGTTTCACATATTCATCTGTTTGGTCTCACCTTCATATTTTTCATTATTGGATCAATCTTCTGCCACGCCTACTTGAAGCGTGAATGGGTTAAGGTTTCACTTATTACTGTCCCTTTTATCGCCATATTCCTTGATATTTCCGCCTGGTACATCACCAAAATATTTGAACCCTTCGCTTGGGTTGTACTCATCAGCGGTGCCGCAATGGGGATCTGCTTTGCGGTGATGTTTTTCATCTCGATGTACCAGATGTGGTTCTACAAATTACCCTCTAATGCCCACCAGGAAGAGCAGGGACTGGTACAGCAAGATGAGGCAGACCCGCCAGCCTCAACCTCATAA